In a single window of the Renibacterium salmoninarum ATCC 33209 genome:
- a CDS encoding peptidase codes for MTLSADGRRLVTTVASLDSKSTAYRNALWEIDPQGVTPARRLTRSAKGESSAAFSQDGRLLFTSARPDPEADSEESIGALWELPGEAGEARLLHVREGGMNGFTANTSSARILLNASVLPGAADEEADAEAKSTQRTQDFRDTAFWLPGSPLGSRPRTRPTQAFCAGR; via the coding sequence TTGACGCTCAGCGCAGATGGCCGGCGATTGGTGACCACAGTTGCCAGCCTGGATTCGAAAAGTACCGCGTATCGCAACGCACTCTGGGAGATTGACCCGCAAGGAGTTACGCCAGCTCGCAGGCTCACCCGCAGCGCTAAAGGTGAGAGCTCGGCAGCATTCAGCCAAGATGGTCGGTTGCTCTTTACCTCGGCCCGCCCCGATCCCGAGGCGGATAGCGAAGAGTCAATTGGCGCGCTTTGGGAATTGCCCGGTGAGGCCGGAGAAGCGCGATTGCTGCACGTTCGCGAAGGCGGCATGAACGGATTCACCGCGAACACTAGTTCTGCGCGAATCCTGCTGAACGCAAGTGTGCTGCCCGGCGCGGCGGATGAGGAAGCCGATGCGGAAGCGAAAAGCACGCAAAGAACACAAGATTTCCGCGATACTGCATTCTGGTTACCCGGTTCGCCACTGGGATCACGACCTCGGACCCGACCAACCCAGGCTTTTTGTGCTGGAAGATGA
- a CDS encoding cytochrome c oxidase assembly protein codes for MPVAVSKQTSPASAAEGVRNPWLLFAGLALALGLSAELLFGGAVAAPTLLDPGPLVRWGLPAALAVHNIAIAAVVGALIFAVVILPKDKIAKGRSSSSTNKDEHPAFARAMALASVAAVVWTVAAIAVLILTYLDQSGLSVSGSPDFTSGLVYFMTDIDSGRAWLAIFIFAAVVSTLCFGIRSLTGLGLTLILAVIGMVPQALIGHSASAADHEGAVNSLLLHIVGVAIWFGGITALTVVSPKLSVPEALTAKVLKRFSSLALFGFTIVFASGVVNASIRVTSWDVLFNSPYGQLILIKTAATLVLGVIGFMHRQWIIPQLEKGKKSTKRVLWQLIAVELLIMAATSGIAVGLSRSAPPQPTSYAPSTPPAEILSGYPLPPELTPIRWISEWRIDWLWLTFAVGTAVAYFLAVRKIRRRGDSWPVLRTISWTVGMIALVYITSGGPSVYGRILFSAHMVDHMALTMVVPIFMVLGAPVSLALKALPPRADGSRGIREWILVVVHSKFSALVTNPLFAAANFAGSIVLFYYSPIFGYALRDHIGHELMNLHFTITGYLFVLSLIGIDPVPRRAPYPLRLLLLLATMAFHAFFGVAIMSSTTLLQASYFGNFGRPWGLSAIADQQMGGVVAWGIGEIPTVLVAIGVAVLWSRSDTRESKRTDRAADRNNNADLNAYNDMFARLAKRDSDHDQPKAGK; via the coding sequence GTGCCAGTTGCCGTATCCAAACAAACCAGTCCAGCCAGCGCTGCCGAAGGCGTCCGAAACCCGTGGTTGTTGTTTGCCGGATTAGCGCTTGCGCTTGGACTTTCTGCGGAATTGCTCTTTGGTGGCGCAGTTGCCGCACCTACTCTGCTTGACCCCGGACCACTTGTGCGTTGGGGATTGCCCGCAGCGCTCGCCGTGCACAACATTGCCATCGCGGCCGTCGTCGGTGCGCTAATTTTCGCCGTAGTAATCCTGCCTAAAGACAAAATCGCCAAAGGCCGTTCCAGTAGCAGCACCAATAAGGACGAGCACCCAGCGTTCGCTCGGGCAATGGCGCTGGCCTCGGTGGCAGCCGTTGTGTGGACCGTTGCCGCAATCGCGGTACTGATTCTGACCTACCTCGATCAATCTGGTCTCTCCGTCTCTGGCAGCCCCGACTTCACCAGCGGCTTGGTCTACTTCATGACTGACATTGATTCCGGCCGGGCATGGCTGGCAATCTTTATCTTTGCCGCCGTCGTCAGCACTTTGTGCTTTGGCATTCGCTCACTCACTGGCCTGGGGCTGACCCTCATCCTGGCCGTCATCGGTATGGTGCCGCAGGCGTTAATCGGCCACTCGGCCTCTGCAGCGGACCATGAAGGCGCGGTCAATTCACTCCTCCTGCACATTGTTGGAGTGGCGATCTGGTTCGGCGGCATTACGGCGCTTACCGTGGTTTCGCCCAAACTTTCAGTACCCGAAGCTTTAACAGCAAAAGTCCTCAAACGCTTTTCCTCGTTGGCATTATTCGGATTCACGATCGTTTTCGCCTCTGGTGTGGTGAATGCATCCATCCGCGTCACCAGTTGGGACGTCCTTTTCAACTCGCCATACGGTCAATTGATCCTGATCAAAACCGCGGCAACCTTGGTGCTCGGCGTGATTGGCTTCATGCATCGGCAGTGGATTATCCCGCAGCTAGAGAAGGGCAAAAAGAGCACCAAACGAGTGCTGTGGCAGCTCATCGCCGTCGAACTTCTCATTATGGCGGCAACCAGTGGCATTGCCGTTGGCCTGAGCCGCTCCGCGCCGCCGCAACCCACTAGCTACGCGCCCAGCACGCCGCCCGCTGAAATTCTCTCCGGCTACCCATTGCCGCCGGAACTGACGCCGATTCGCTGGATTAGTGAGTGGCGGATTGACTGGCTTTGGCTCACCTTCGCCGTGGGTACTGCGGTAGCGTACTTCCTCGCGGTGCGAAAGATTCGACGCCGTGGCGACAGCTGGCCGGTACTGCGCACCATATCGTGGACAGTAGGCATGATCGCGCTGGTCTACATCACCTCGGGCGGCCCCAGCGTTTACGGCCGAATCCTTTTCAGCGCGCATATGGTGGACCATATGGCGCTCACAATGGTGGTGCCGATTTTCATGGTGCTCGGTGCGCCGGTCAGCCTGGCGCTCAAGGCGTTGCCGCCGCGCGCTGATGGCAGCAGGGGCATTCGCGAATGGATCCTGGTCGTGGTGCACTCAAAGTTCTCCGCCTTAGTGACGAATCCTTTGTTCGCCGCGGCCAACTTTGCTGGCAGCATCGTGCTGTTTTATTACTCGCCGATTTTTGGCTACGCCTTGCGAGACCACATTGGCCACGAGTTGATGAATCTGCATTTCACCATCACCGGCTATCTCTTTGTGTTGTCCTTGATCGGCATCGATCCAGTACCCCGCCGGGCGCCCTATCCATTGCGGCTGTTACTGCTTTTGGCGACCATGGCATTTCACGCCTTCTTCGGCGTCGCCATCATGTCCTCCACAACCCTGCTGCAGGCTTCCTACTTCGGCAATTTTGGCCGACCGTGGGGTCTGTCAGCCATTGCAGACCAGCAAATGGGTGGTGTCGTTGCCTGGGGGATTGGTGAGATTCCTACCGTTCTGGTGGCAATCGGCGTCGCTGTGCTGTGGTCTCGCTCCGATACGCGCGAGAGTAAACGTACCGATCGCGCCGCCGACCGGAATAACAACGCCGATCTCAATGCTTATAACGACATGTTCGCTCGGCTCGCGAAACGCGATTCTGACCACGACCAGCCAAAGGCAGGAAAATAA